The following proteins are co-located in the Maridesulfovibrio sp. genome:
- the pheT gene encoding phenylalanine--tRNA ligase subunit beta, which produces MLLSMQWLRDFVPYEGEVQELGDRLTMLGLELEEIFNPFEAIKDIVVGHVVECDPHPEADKLSVCKVAVGDGELLDIVCGAPNVTKGINVPVAKVGVTMPGDFKIKKAKLRGVKSNGMICSERELELSDAHDGIMILPENLTPGVKFTEAMNMEDTVLDLGITPNRADCLSMLGIARETSLAFDLPINLPKLNLIENGGNAADMLKIEIDDPDLCPLYQARILQGAKIAPSPDWMRYRLLSVGVRPISNIVDVTNYILFELGQPLHSFDADRLKGDKIRVGLAPEGTKFTTLDEQERKLIGSDLLIWDAERPVALAGVMGGLNSEIHDGSTNVVLESAVFRPGLIRKTARRLALPSEASYRFERGVDQQMNTFAMDRAAQLISELSGAKIVSGVAKNEPTPWQDRTHDYRHKRCNSWLGLDLEPEFSKKAFTLMGLEVNDSDADCWKVSSPSYRLDLEREADLYEEVARYFGMDKIPSVLPRISKTFDASVIADTPYGFYRRIKNWGRGVGLHEAINYSFVGDDDLDLLGLPKEGRVNIANPLSEDQNVMRTALAPGLLNTVRHNLAQGNTHIRVFEIAKKFIKDETSDTETREQTRLGIMLHGPRSNAEWPNEHGDADYLDVKGLVEHLLADLKLGEATFSLAEDHSYLEPCVNITLGEKEIGFMGMVKADIADKYHARKEVWMADLNADLLREIVMAHAIKFETLPVFPPSRRDVTVIGPVSLHAETIKEAILGLRLPLIESVELVNVFAPEGQDEERNLSFRITYRHGQKTLTDKAVDKEHQKVLAGLEKSLPVRF; this is translated from the coding sequence ATGCTTTTAAGCATGCAATGGCTGCGGGATTTCGTTCCTTATGAAGGCGAAGTTCAGGAGCTTGGCGACAGGCTGACCATGCTCGGCCTTGAGCTTGAAGAAATTTTCAATCCTTTTGAAGCGATCAAAGACATCGTTGTCGGTCACGTGGTGGAGTGCGACCCACACCCCGAAGCTGACAAGCTGTCTGTTTGTAAAGTAGCCGTCGGTGACGGCGAACTTCTTGATATCGTTTGCGGCGCACCAAACGTTACCAAGGGCATTAACGTGCCCGTGGCAAAAGTCGGTGTAACCATGCCCGGCGATTTCAAAATCAAGAAGGCAAAACTCCGCGGAGTTAAATCCAACGGTATGATCTGCTCTGAGCGCGAACTGGAACTCTCCGACGCGCACGACGGCATCATGATCCTGCCCGAGAATCTGACCCCCGGCGTAAAATTCACCGAAGCCATGAACATGGAAGATACGGTTCTGGATCTGGGCATCACTCCCAACCGTGCCGACTGCCTGTCCATGCTCGGTATCGCCCGCGAAACTTCTCTGGCGTTTGATCTGCCCATCAACCTGCCCAAGCTCAATCTTATTGAGAACGGCGGAAATGCGGCAGATATGCTTAAAATCGAAATCGACGATCCCGATCTCTGCCCACTCTATCAGGCCAGAATCCTGCAGGGCGCAAAGATCGCACCTTCCCCGGACTGGATGCGTTACCGTCTCCTTTCCGTGGGCGTTCGTCCCATCAGCAACATTGTTGACGTGACTAACTACATCCTTTTTGAACTGGGCCAGCCCCTGCACTCCTTTGACGCAGACAGGCTCAAAGGCGACAAAATCCGTGTCGGCCTTGCTCCGGAAGGGACTAAATTCACCACCCTTGATGAACAGGAACGTAAGCTTATCGGCTCTGACCTGCTTATCTGGGATGCAGAACGTCCAGTTGCGCTGGCCGGTGTTATGGGCGGCTTGAACTCCGAGATTCACGACGGCTCCACTAACGTGGTCCTCGAATCCGCAGTATTCCGCCCCGGCCTCATCCGCAAAACCGCCCGTCGTCTGGCCCTGCCCTCCGAAGCTTCCTACCGCTTCGAACGCGGCGTGGACCAGCAGATGAACACCTTTGCCATGGACCGTGCAGCTCAGCTCATCAGCGAACTGTCCGGGGCAAAAATTGTTTCCGGCGTAGCCAAAAACGAGCCGACTCCCTGGCAGGATCGTACCCACGATTACCGCCACAAGCGCTGCAACAGCTGGCTCGGTCTGGACCTTGAACCTGAATTCAGCAAAAAAGCTTTCACTCTCATGGGACTGGAAGTTAACGATAGCGATGCAGATTGCTGGAAAGTATCCTCCCCCTCCTACAGACTGGACCTCGAACGCGAGGCCGACCTGTACGAAGAAGTAGCTCGCTACTTCGGCATGGATAAAATTCCTTCCGTACTGCCCCGCATCTCCAAGACCTTTGACGCTTCCGTCATTGCGGACACCCCTTACGGCTTTTATCGCCGCATCAAAAACTGGGGTCGCGGCGTAGGTCTGCACGAAGCCATCAACTACAGCTTCGTAGGTGATGATGATCTCGACCTCTTGGGCCTGCCCAAAGAAGGCCGCGTGAACATCGCCAACCCCCTGAGCGAAGACCAGAACGTAATGCGTACAGCATTGGCTCCCGGCCTGCTCAACACTGTGCGTCATAACCTCGCGCAGGGTAACACCCACATCCGGGTATTTGAAATCGCCAAGAAGTTCATCAAAGATGAAACTTCCGACACTGAGACCCGCGAACAGACCCGTCTGGGCATTATGCTTCACGGTCCCCGTTCAAATGCTGAATGGCCCAACGAACATGGCGATGCCGACTATCTTGATGTCAAAGGTCTCGTAGAGCACCTGCTGGCAGACCTCAAGCTGGGCGAAGCAACCTTCTCTCTTGCTGAAGATCACAGCTACCTTGAGCCTTGCGTGAACATCACTCTCGGTGAAAAGGAAATCGGCTTCATGGGCATGGTCAAGGCAGACATTGCTGACAAGTACCACGCTAGAAAAGAAGTATGGATGGCTGATCTCAACGCGGACCTGTTGCGCGAGATCGTCATGGCTCACGCAATCAAGTTCGAAACCCTTCCGGTATTCCCGCCGTCCAGACGCGACGTGACCGTAATCGGTCCTGTTTCCCTGCACGCGGAAACCATCAAGGAAGCAATCCTCGGACTGAGACTGCCCCTGATCGAATCCGTGGAACTGGTTAACGTATTCGCACCTGAAGGTCAGGACGAAGAACGCAACCTATCCTTCCGCATCACCTACCGCCATGGTCAGAAAACCCTGACCGACAAGGCAGTAGACAAAGAACACCAGAAGGTACTCGCAGGGCTCGAAAAGTCCCTGCCCGTACGTTTCTAG
- a CDS encoding flavodoxin family protein, protein MNVIAFNGSPRKKNWNTVTLLESALKGAAAAGAETELVNLYDLSFSGCISCFSCKKRNRKLDGVCAVNDDLTPVLERVRNADVLIVGTPVYYGAESAATRALLERLLFPYNNYSKDLKSQFPRVISTALIYTMNVGLEDVKNYGYEQHFNLTKTMLDRHFGPCELFLSVDTMQYSDYSKYESEKFDAEAKLKHHKEIFPQECEKAFDMGKRLVTNPA, encoded by the coding sequence ATGAATGTAATAGCTTTTAATGGTAGCCCGCGTAAAAAGAACTGGAATACAGTAACGTTGCTGGAAAGTGCTCTCAAAGGAGCCGCCGCTGCAGGAGCAGAAACAGAACTGGTCAATCTTTATGATTTGAGTTTTTCAGGATGTATTAGTTGTTTTTCCTGTAAAAAAAGGAATCGTAAATTAGACGGTGTTTGTGCTGTAAATGATGACCTTACACCGGTTTTGGAGCGGGTACGGAATGCGGATGTCCTGATTGTTGGAACACCGGTTTATTACGGAGCTGAATCAGCAGCTACGCGTGCTTTGCTGGAACGTCTTTTGTTTCCCTACAATAATTATTCGAAGGATCTGAAATCACAGTTTCCAAGGGTTATCAGCACGGCCCTTATTTATACAATGAATGTCGGCCTGGAAGATGTGAAAAACTATGGATATGAACAGCATTTTAATTTGACCAAGACAATGCTTGATAGGCATTTCGGTCCCTGCGAATTGTTTTTGTCCGTTGATACAATGCAATACAGCGATTATTCAAAATATGAATCCGAAAAATTCGACGCTGAAGCCAAGCTTAAACATCATAAAGAAATTTTTCCGCAAGAATGTGAGAAGGCATTTGATATGGGGAAACGGCTGGTTACAAATCCTGCATAG
- a CDS encoding NifB/NifX family molybdenum-iron cluster-binding protein, whose product MKIVVPCTEPDLKGNVASKLGSADHVLIVDTDDMSFEILDGPHNASGPGSGVTIISLAVSHEAQALLVGYVAPHIVNAMKGKSIEIVTGIKGNVREAVYSYLDKCEGRQDFPESDLKVDAPSERELWNAAFRKGVRQFYQILPKLAGVIMLLGLFRGFVSEKTLFSLFSGSVLQDSIVGAALGSVLVGNPVNSYVIGDSLLRAGVKEAGVISLMMAWVTVGLIQLPVEVSALGTRFALLRNLCGFVMAVLMSLLVTNWGGLF is encoded by the coding sequence ATGAAAATAGTTGTGCCTTGTACCGAACCAGATCTTAAAGGAAATGTCGCTTCGAAGTTGGGATCTGCCGATCATGTTCTGATTGTCGATACTGATGATATGTCTTTTGAAATATTGGACGGTCCTCATAATGCATCAGGTCCCGGATCCGGAGTGACAATCATTTCGTTGGCGGTGAGTCATGAAGCGCAGGCATTGCTTGTCGGCTATGTTGCTCCGCATATTGTCAATGCCATGAAGGGTAAATCAATAGAAATAGTTACAGGGATTAAAGGGAATGTCCGTGAAGCTGTCTACTCTTATCTTGATAAGTGCGAGGGAAGGCAGGATTTTCCAGAATCGGACTTAAAGGTTGATGCTCCCAGCGAACGCGAACTTTGGAATGCTGCATTTCGGAAAGGAGTGCGTCAATTTTATCAAATACTGCCCAAGCTGGCCGGTGTAATCATGCTGCTTGGGTTGTTTCGCGGTTTTGTTTCAGAAAAAACTCTGTTTTCGCTCTTTTCAGGGTCGGTTCTTCAGGATTCCATTGTGGGTGCAGCTCTAGGGAGTGTTCTGGTTGGTAATCCGGTAAACAGCTATGTGATTGGCGATAGTTTACTTAGAGCAGGAGTGAAAGAGGCCGGAGTAATCTCTTTGATGATGGCGTGGGTTACGGTCGGTCTCATTCAGCTTCCAGTTGAAGTGTCTGCTTTGGGGACTCGCTTTGCATTGCTCCGTAATCTGTGCGGATTTGTAATGGCTGTGCTCATGTCTTTGTTGGTTACAAACTGGGGAGGGCTGTTCTAA
- a CDS encoding TetR family transcriptional regulator, translating to MARKTKEEAEKTRQALLASAFKVFNDKGYAKTTLQDIAEDAGVTRGAVYWHFKNKTDLFEKLFDYAFMPVRDLLFSKFEEDFEPKEMLISLMQVWILHAGTEDNFRAAFGIMFNKTEWSEELMPFKMKFREYEYKFLKRTEKIIEQGQKDGVFREELKANVAAAQYFSILLGLAQYSQFFPEEVNIHEESESLIEMFMHSCLKDK from the coding sequence ATGGCCAGAAAGACCAAAGAAGAAGCAGAGAAAACGCGGCAGGCCCTGCTTGCCTCGGCCTTCAAGGTGTTCAATGATAAAGGATATGCCAAGACAACATTGCAGGATATCGCCGAAGACGCCGGAGTAACTCGCGGGGCTGTATACTGGCATTTCAAGAATAAAACCGATCTTTTTGAAAAACTATTTGATTATGCATTCATGCCTGTTCGGGATCTGCTCTTCAGTAAATTTGAAGAAGATTTTGAACCAAAGGAAATGCTTATCAGCCTTATGCAAGTCTGGATCTTACATGCAGGTACAGAAGATAACTTCCGCGCAGCATTCGGCATAATGTTCAACAAGACCGAATGGTCAGAAGAACTCATGCCCTTCAAGATGAAATTCAGGGAATATGAATACAAGTTTCTGAAAAGAACAGAGAAAATTATTGAGCAAGGCCAAAAGGATGGTGTTTTTAGAGAAGAGCTGAAAGCCAACGTAGCAGCGGCCCAGTATTTCTCAATCCTGCTCGGTCTGGCACAGTATTCCCAGTTCTTCCCGGAAGAAGTAAACATCCATGAAGAATCCGAATCTTTAATCGAAATGTTCATGCACTCATGTTTAAAAGACAAGTAA
- the hydF gene encoding [FeFe] hydrogenase H-cluster maturation GTPase HydF: MSNKAPRGVRLVITLVGKRNAGKSSLINAIAGQDVAIVSDQPGTTTDPVAKHYELLPLGPVTFYDTAGLDDSGEVGELRIKATNKVMMRTDLALVVVGEDGLTDYEMKLIDKVSELEIPYLVAFNKNDLCEPLESDMDYCRQRGIPFYKTSVLEACSIDELKEAIITLAPEEMKRDPVLAGDLFSEGDWVVCVVPIDLAAPKGRLILPQVQVLREILDCDAVGVTVKEREIEETLSSMKRKPALVITDSQVVMSVAGDVPDEIPLTTFSTLFARYKGDLPSLVEGAKAIDALQDGDTVLMGEACSHHPVADDIGKVKIPRWIRQYTGKDINFVMYSGHDFPEDLERFKLVIHCGACMLNRSEMLRRIKECQRSGVPVTNYGVAISKVQGVLDRVIRPFDL, translated from the coding sequence ATGTCGAATAAGGCTCCACGCGGTGTCCGTCTGGTCATAACTCTTGTCGGCAAGCGTAATGCCGGAAAATCTTCATTAATCAATGCAATTGCCGGACAGGATGTGGCAATTGTTTCCGATCAGCCCGGAACAACGACCGACCCGGTGGCAAAGCATTATGAATTGCTCCCCCTCGGTCCGGTGACCTTTTACGATACCGCCGGACTGGATGATAGCGGAGAGGTTGGCGAGCTGCGTATTAAGGCCACCAATAAGGTCATGATGCGCACTGACCTTGCTCTGGTTGTCGTTGGCGAAGACGGACTTACCGATTACGAAATGAAGTTGATAGACAAGGTTTCTGAGTTGGAAATCCCTTATCTGGTAGCTTTCAATAAGAACGACCTGTGTGAGCCGCTTGAGTCCGATATGGATTATTGCCGTCAGCGCGGTATTCCATTCTACAAGACTTCTGTGCTGGAAGCATGTTCCATTGATGAACTCAAGGAAGCCATCATCACGCTGGCTCCTGAGGAGATGAAGCGCGATCCTGTTCTTGCAGGTGATCTGTTTAGTGAAGGAGATTGGGTTGTCTGCGTGGTGCCCATTGACCTTGCCGCTCCCAAGGGAAGGCTGATCCTTCCGCAGGTGCAGGTCCTGCGTGAAATCCTCGATTGCGACGCCGTGGGGGTAACAGTCAAAGAACGCGAGATTGAGGAAACATTGTCCTCAATGAAGCGTAAGCCCGCATTGGTCATAACTGATTCACAGGTTGTTATGAGCGTTGCCGGGGATGTGCCGGATGAGATTCCGTTAACAACATTTTCGACCCTGTTTGCCCGCTACAAAGGGGATTTACCCAGCCTCGTGGAAGGGGCAAAGGCCATTGATGCCTTACAGGATGGAGATACAGTCCTGATGGGTGAGGCGTGTTCCCACCATCCCGTTGCCGATGATATCGGAAAGGTCAAGATTCCACGCTGGATTCGCCAGTATACCGGGAAAGACATCAATTTCGTTATGTATTCCGGTCATGATTTTCCTGAAGATTTGGAGCGCTTCAAGCTGGTGATTCATTGCGGAGCCTGCATGCTCAATCGCAGTGAGATGCTTCGCCGCATCAAAGAATGCCAGCGTAGCGGGGTTCCGGTGACTAATTACGGTGTAGCAATATCCAAAGTACAGGGAGTCTTGGATCGGGTCATCCGTCCATTTGATCTGTAG
- the hydE gene encoding [FeFe] hydrogenase H-cluster radical SAM maturase HydE gives MAVFGRDDLIFYLNGGNDDELYALADGLRDETFGREVYLRAIVEFSNVCNKKCNYCGLRAPNSKVSRYRMDVDSIIESARMAAEAGARTIVLQSGDDFSYSPAQVEEIIIGIKESYDVAVTLSLGDRSAGEYEHWFNCGADRCLLKLETTAPDIYRKIRCGEDFHKRISLLRSLQEIGYEVGSGIIVGLPDYTVEQLAEDLFFLSGLELDMIAAGPFIPHPDTPFSTAGTGDIDLSFRFTALARLLNPLSNIPATSALDSFDSKGREKGLKRGCNVVMPSVTPAAKRKDYNIYPGKNSISLDVADSIFKAEELIRELGFVPSATKGSSRRMNNVE, from the coding sequence ATGGCTGTATTCGGGCGTGATGATCTTATTTTTTACCTGAATGGCGGCAACGATGATGAATTGTATGCACTGGCTGACGGTCTGCGGGACGAAACGTTTGGACGGGAAGTTTATTTGCGGGCCATTGTAGAGTTTTCCAACGTTTGCAATAAGAAGTGCAATTATTGCGGCCTGCGTGCTCCGAATTCAAAGGTGAGCCGTTACCGTATGGACGTTGATTCTATCATTGAATCCGCCCGTATGGCCGCTGAAGCAGGGGCGCGTACCATAGTGCTGCAATCCGGTGATGACTTCAGCTATTCCCCTGCGCAGGTTGAGGAAATCATTATAGGGATTAAGGAATCATACGATGTTGCAGTCACTCTCTCACTGGGAGACCGCAGTGCCGGGGAGTACGAGCACTGGTTTAACTGCGGTGCAGACCGCTGCCTGCTCAAGCTTGAAACTACAGCTCCCGATATCTATAGAAAAATCAGGTGCGGGGAAGATTTTCATAAGCGCATCAGCTTGTTGCGGTCCCTGCAGGAGATAGGTTACGAGGTGGGGTCCGGAATCATTGTAGGGCTTCCGGATTATACCGTGGAGCAGCTTGCAGAGGATTTGTTTTTTCTCAGCGGTCTTGAGCTGGATATGATTGCGGCCGGGCCGTTTATTCCGCATCCTGATACGCCTTTTTCTACTGCCGGAACCGGAGACATAGATTTATCCTTCAGGTTTACAGCCTTGGCTCGTCTGCTTAACCCTCTATCCAATATTCCGGCAACTTCCGCTCTCGATTCATTTGATTCAAAGGGCAGGGAGAAAGGCTTGAAGCGCGGCTGTAATGTCGTCATGCCGTCAGTAACTCCTGCGGCCAAGCGCAAGGATTACAATATTTATCCCGGCAAGAATTCTATTTCATTGGATGTTGCCGATTCTATTTTCAAGGCTGAAGAATTGATCCGTGAATTGGGTTTTGTTCCCTCAGCTACTAAAGGGTCTTCAAGGAGAATGAATAATGTCGAATAA
- a CDS encoding aspartate ammonia-lyase produces MSEAGKTAFRIEKDALGEMEIPAEAYYGIHTRRAMLNFPLSDSRIHDRFIRAFGQVKEACAAVNMKLGFLDDRIGRAVLTACRDVSSGKFNSSIVVDPYQGGAGTSTNMNFNEVIANRAVEILGGKLGDYNLVHPVDHVNMHQSTNDVYPTALKVAVLALLVDLEKEVSKLQEELQQKEAELSRVVKVGRTQLMDAVPMTMGMTFGAFADAVARDRWRIFKCRERIKKVNLGGTAVGTGLGAPRGYILQVAGELKNICGLPVSRAENLIDATQNSDSFVEVSGMLKSYATNLMKIANDLRLLGSGPASGLGEIRLPARQCGSSIMAGKVNPVIPESVTQVALQVMGNDQTITLAASMAQLELNQFMPLLAHNLLNSLSLLLNVTGSFTRNCVQGITADEDRCRRHVESSYALGTVLVPVLGYEAVEKLVDACRESGRSLREEIIFQGIAGADEVDELLSPQRLCKQGFTPDEVKGGK; encoded by the coding sequence ATGTCTGAAGCCGGAAAAACTGCTTTCCGCATAGAGAAGGACGCGCTGGGTGAAATGGAAATCCCGGCTGAAGCATATTACGGTATCCATACCCGGCGGGCTATGCTCAATTTCCCGCTGTCCGATTCCCGAATTCATGATCGGTTCATCCGCGCATTCGGGCAGGTGAAAGAGGCATGTGCTGCTGTAAATATGAAATTGGGCTTTCTGGATGACAGGATCGGAAGGGCGGTTCTTACGGCATGCAGGGATGTTTCCTCCGGTAAATTTAATAGCAGTATAGTGGTTGACCCGTATCAGGGCGGTGCTGGGACTTCCACTAATATGAATTTTAATGAAGTGATAGCCAACAGGGCTGTTGAAATACTGGGTGGCAAGCTTGGTGACTACAATCTGGTCCACCCTGTCGATCATGTAAATATGCATCAGTCCACCAATGATGTTTACCCCACTGCTCTGAAAGTGGCGGTTCTTGCCCTGCTTGTTGATCTGGAAAAAGAGGTCTCAAAACTTCAAGAGGAACTGCAACAAAAAGAAGCTGAGCTATCAAGGGTTGTCAAAGTGGGGAGGACGCAGTTGATGGATGCTGTACCCATGACTATGGGTATGACTTTCGGTGCCTTCGCCGATGCTGTTGCCCGAGACCGCTGGCGCATTTTCAAGTGCCGGGAAAGGATCAAGAAGGTCAATCTCGGCGGAACTGCTGTTGGAACTGGCCTTGGCGCTCCCCGTGGTTATATTCTTCAGGTTGCAGGAGAGTTGAAGAATATATGCGGCCTTCCTGTTTCACGGGCGGAAAATCTTATCGACGCTACCCAGAATTCCGATTCGTTTGTGGAAGTCTCCGGCATGCTTAAGTCGTACGCCACAAATTTGATGAAGATCGCAAACGATCTGCGTTTGCTTGGCAGTGGACCTGCTAGCGGGCTTGGAGAGATCAGGCTTCCGGCACGGCAGTGCGGTTCATCCATCATGGCCGGAAAAGTCAATCCGGTTATACCTGAATCGGTAACGCAGGTGGCTTTGCAGGTTATGGGTAATGATCAGACCATTACTCTTGCCGCATCCATGGCTCAGTTGGAGCTTAACCAGTTCATGCCGCTTCTGGCGCATAATCTCCTTAATTCCTTGAGTCTGCTGCTGAATGTAACCGGAAGTTTTACCCGAAATTGTGTGCAGGGGATAACCGCTGACGAAGACCGCTGCCGCAGGCATGTGGAGTCAAGCTATGCTCTGGGCACTGTTCTGGTCCCTGTTCTGGGTTATGAAGCTGTGGAGAAACTAGTCGATGCCTGCCGTGAATCCGGGCGTTCTTTACGTGAAGAAATCATCTTTCAGGGGATTGCCGGTGCTGATGAGGTTGACGAACTTTTGTCGCCGCAACGGCTTTGCAAGCAGGGGTTCACCCCGGACGAAGTGAAGGGAGGGAAGTAA
- the hydG gene encoding [FeFe] hydrogenase H-cluster radical SAM maturase HydG has translation MNKNSTLGTGLESFIDEELIWSEIEKAANPEPSLVRDVIAKAKERKGLSPFEAAVLLKNKDRELDNEIFEAAIEVKKGIYGNRLVLFAPLYISNECANQCAYCGFNATNKDLVRRTLTAEEIHKEVEVLEDLGHKRLLLVYGEHPKYDADWIAQTVKEVYSVTSRKSGEIRRVNINCAPLDVEGFRKLHEVGIGTYQCFHETYHQETYKKYHLAGRKTDYNWRLYAMHRAMEAGIDDVGMGALFGLYDPVFEVMGLLYHAKQLEIDCGVGPHTISFPRIEPAQNSDLALNPPFLSSPHDFKKIVAVLRLAVPYTGLILSTRENPETRKELLEVGVSQISGGSRTYPGAYSDPEYDRPEVQQFCIGDSRSLDETIRSIVGDHGYVPSWCTACYRLGRTGEHFMELAKTGFIQKFCLPNGLLTFKEYLEDYASEETKKVGEELIRNEIESYADPERRKLLTDRLARMEKGERDLYL, from the coding sequence ATGAATAAGAATTCCACCCTTGGAACCGGTCTTGAATCATTTATTGATGAAGAGCTTATTTGGTCGGAAATTGAAAAAGCCGCCAATCCTGAGCCATCCCTTGTCCGTGACGTCATAGCAAAGGCCAAAGAGAGAAAAGGTCTTTCTCCTTTTGAGGCGGCGGTTTTGCTGAAGAATAAGGACAGGGAGTTGGATAATGAAATTTTTGAAGCCGCCATTGAAGTGAAAAAGGGCATCTACGGCAACAGACTGGTCCTTTTTGCTCCCCTGTATATTTCGAATGAATGTGCCAACCAGTGTGCTTACTGTGGTTTTAACGCCACCAATAAAGACCTTGTACGCCGAACTCTTACTGCGGAAGAAATCCATAAAGAGGTCGAGGTTCTTGAAGATCTGGGACATAAGCGTCTTCTTCTGGTTTATGGTGAACACCCCAAGTATGATGCCGACTGGATTGCTCAGACTGTTAAGGAAGTCTATTCAGTAACTTCCCGCAAGAGCGGTGAAATTCGCAGGGTAAACATCAACTGTGCTCCGTTGGATGTTGAGGGCTTCAGGAAATTGCACGAGGTCGGCATCGGTACCTATCAGTGTTTCCATGAAACCTATCATCAGGAAACATACAAGAAATATCATCTTGCCGGTCGTAAGACAGATTACAATTGGCGTCTCTATGCCATGCACCGTGCTATGGAAGCGGGGATTGATGATGTGGGTATGGGCGCGCTTTTCGGTCTTTATGACCCGGTCTTTGAGGTCATGGGCCTTCTGTATCATGCCAAGCAGCTTGAGATTGACTGTGGTGTAGGTCCTCATACTATCTCCTTCCCCCGTATTGAGCCTGCGCAGAACTCTGATCTGGCATTGAATCCTCCTTTCCTTTCCTCTCCTCATGATTTCAAGAAAATTGTTGCTGTACTGCGTTTGGCAGTGCCGTATACCGGACTGATTCTGTCCACCCGGGAGAATCCCGAGACTCGCAAAGAATTGTTGGAAGTCGGTGTTTCCCAGATTTCAGGCGGCTCGCGCACATACCCCGGTGCCTACAGCGATCCTGAATATGACCGTCCCGAAGTCCAGCAGTTCTGCATAGGCGACAGCCGTTCCCTTGATGAAACCATCCGTTCCATTGTCGGTGATCATGGCTATGTACCTTCATGGTGTACTGCCTGTTATCGCCTTGGTCGTACCGGTGAGCATTTTATGGAACTGGCCAAGACCGGTTTTATCCAGAAATTCTGCTTGCCCAACGGCTTGCTGACTTTTAAGGAATATCTCGAGGATTATGCCTCTGAAGAAACCAAGAAGGTCGGTGAAGAATTGATCAGGAACGAAATTGAAAGCTATGCTGATCCTGAACGCCGCAAGCTGCTGACTGATCGTCTTGCCCGCATGGAAAAAGGCGAGCGGGATCTATACTTGTAA
- a CDS encoding TM1266 family iron-only hydrogenase system putative regulator, whose protein sequence is MDKRLGIIGITIKDRYKSAPKVNQTLSEHGEIIVGRMGLPFREKGVNVIGIIIEATTDEVGALTGQLGMLQGVKVKSLLV, encoded by the coding sequence ATGGATAAGCGTTTGGGAATTATAGGAATAACCATCAAAGACAGATATAAGTCTGCACCTAAGGTCAACCAGACCTTGAGTGAACATGGAGAAATCATTGTAGGGCGCATGGGACTTCCTTTCCGCGAAAAGGGCGTGAATGTCATCGGTATAATTATCGAGGCAACCACGGACGAGGTCGGGGCATTAACAGGGCAACTGGGCATGCTTCAAGGCGTAAAAGTCAAATCACTTCTCGTGTAG
- a CDS encoding iron hydrogenase small subunit, which translates to MKLSRRSFIKAAGAVAGYAVLGVNIAKEAAAEVMDFVARRQNSVYAADANKDIYKYRKSQDNPMIVKIYDPKKGFLHDGPCGHQSHELLHTHYYDRSSKLNALKEKGIKLNL; encoded by the coding sequence ATGAAATTAAGCAGACGCAGTTTCATCAAGGCCGCAGGTGCGGTGGCCGGTTATGCGGTTTTGGGCGTAAATATCGCCAAAGAGGCAGCAGCAGAAGTCATGGACTTTGTTGCCCGCCGTCAGAACTCTGTTTATGCAGCTGATGCTAACAAGGATATCTACAAGTACAGAAAATCTCAGGATAACCCCATGATCGTTAAAATTTACGATCCTAAAAAAGGTTTCCTGCATGATGGTCCGTGCGGACATCAGTCCCATGAGCTCCTGCATACTCATTACTATGATCGCAGCAGTAAGCTTAATGCCTTGAAAGAGAAGGGTATCAAGCTGAATCTCTAA